The DNA window CTTGTGAGCTGTTCGTGCAGGTCACGGATCCCGTGTTGGTCGCTGAGGGGCTTAGGGCGCTTGGGAATGCAAATATCGGTATACATGAACATTCCTATGGTCAGCCCAGCCTTGACGAAGTTTTCCTGACATTAACACGCCGATCATCCGTTGAACAGTCCGGTGCTGAGGAGTGAGTACAATGAAGACCATGACGAATAAGACGGATGGCGGTGGTGATCAGACACTTTATGATGTGCTGCGTTCAGGTGAACAGGCCGGACGTGCCAATGCGCTGTCTTCGTCGTTGACGTTCGGCTGGAGATCTATGCTGCGTATCAAGCATTTACCTGAACAGCTCTTTGATGTAACCGTCTTTCCTGTTGTGTTGTTAATTATGTTCACCTACTTGTTCGGAGGTGCCATCGCTGGCTCATCGACGGACTATTTGCAATTTCTTTTGCCCGGTCTGCTGGCCATGACGGTGGCGATGCTTACGATGTATACCGGCGTGGAATTGAACAGGGACATAGAGAAGGGGGTATTCGACCGTTTCCGCACGTTGCCGATCTGGCTGCCTTCCCCTCTTGTGGGAGCTTTGCTGACTGATACGGTTCGATCCATGATCGCAATCACGACGACGCTTGTACTCGGTCTCATCCTCGGTTTTCGTCTGGATGGTGGCCTGGTCGGCGCGCTGACAGCCTTGGTGCTGCTCTTGATCTTCTCATTCAGTTTGTCCTGGATATGGACTACGCTCGCCTTGATCATGCGCTCGGAGAAATCACTAATTACGGTCAGCACGATGGTGATCGTGCCCTTGACATTCATCAGCAATGTCCTCGTTGAACCGGAGACACTGCCCATCTGGTTGCATGGATTTGTGGACGTCAACCCCATTTCTATCTTGGTAAGTGCCCTCCGCGGTGCACTGAACGGTCTTTTGACCTGGGAGCAGGTGGGCTGGCTGCTGATTGCTTCGGTGATCATAATCGCTGTTTTTGCACCGCTGACCATGTATTTGTATCGCAATAAAAAATAGGAGATCATCATCGTAGAGATCACCATCACCGATGGTGATCTCGATATTTGTGCGCCCGGCATGGGTGCTATCTCTAGGGTTCAAGTCCCGAATAGCGAAGGCAGTAGTAAGTCAAACTTATGCTTTCCGCTCAAGTAAAGAAAGGACAGGCGTGCCCGCCCTGTCCTTTCTTAATAGATATGAGTAAACTCCTGATTAGTTTACAGTTCGATTAAGGTTACAGATCCACTTTCAAGGTGCCCAGCAACTTGGCGAATTTCGGATC is part of the Bacillus horti genome and encodes:
- a CDS encoding ABC transporter permease, producing MKTMTNKTDGGGDQTLYDVLRSGEQAGRANALSSSLTFGWRSMLRIKHLPEQLFDVTVFPVVLLIMFTYLFGGAIAGSSTDYLQFLLPGLLAMTVAMLTMYTGVELNRDIEKGVFDRFRTLPIWLPSPLVGALLTDTVRSMIAITTTLVLGLILGFRLDGGLVGALTALVLLLIFSFSLSWIWTTLALIMRSEKSLITVSTMVIVPLTFISNVLVEPETLPIWLHGFVDVNPISILVSALRGALNGLLTWEQVGWLLIASVIIIAVFAPLTMYLYRNKK